One segment of Paraburkholderia bonniea DNA contains the following:
- the sctN gene encoding type III secretion system ATPase SctN encodes MKQYGHIMDLMALAVQDAELIQFKGRVMQVVGTLIRATAPSVRIGEICRLRNPGEPLEMHAEVIGLTRDAALLTPLGSTHGISSFTEVIPTGKAHEVPVGEGLLGRVLDGLGQPLDQATHGLLRPDTTYPVYADAPHPLERRVIDTPLPLGVRAFDGMLTCGEGQRIGIFAAAGGGKSTLLGMLAKGAEVDVTVIALIGERGREVREFIDRDLGPEGLKKAVVVCATSDKSSMERVKAAYVATAIAEYFRDRGKKVLLLMDSVTRFARALREIGLAAGEPPTRRGYPPSVFATLPKLMERPGATLSGSITAMYTVLVEGDDMTEPVADETRSILDGHIVLSRELANANHYPAIDVLASVSRVMSSIVERDHQNDARRLRELLAKYQEVELLVKIGEYKSGSDPLADEAVEKIDHIRAFLRQETDEHSSYGDTLQHLSALAGSGGGRSRRRNG; translated from the coding sequence ATGAAACAGTACGGCCACATCATGGATTTGATGGCGCTTGCCGTGCAGGACGCCGAACTGATCCAGTTCAAGGGCCGCGTGATGCAGGTGGTCGGCACGCTGATTCGCGCCACCGCGCCATCGGTGCGGATCGGTGAGATCTGCCGCTTGCGCAACCCCGGCGAGCCGCTTGAGATGCACGCCGAAGTCATCGGTCTGACCCGTGATGCCGCGCTGCTCACACCGCTGGGCAGCACCCACGGGATCTCGTCATTCACCGAAGTCATTCCCACCGGCAAGGCACACGAAGTACCGGTCGGCGAAGGCCTGCTGGGCCGTGTGCTGGATGGCCTCGGCCAGCCGCTCGACCAGGCGACACATGGTCTCCTGCGCCCGGACACCACCTATCCGGTCTACGCCGACGCGCCCCATCCGCTGGAGCGGCGCGTGATCGACACCCCGCTGCCGCTAGGCGTGCGCGCGTTCGACGGCATGCTGACCTGCGGCGAAGGCCAGCGGATTGGCATTTTCGCCGCCGCCGGTGGCGGTAAATCCACCCTGCTGGGGATGCTGGCCAAAGGCGCGGAAGTCGATGTCACCGTGATCGCGTTGATTGGCGAGCGGGGCCGCGAAGTGCGCGAATTCATCGACCGTGACCTGGGCCCCGAAGGGCTGAAAAAGGCCGTGGTGGTGTGCGCGACCTCGGACAAATCATCGATGGAACGGGTCAAGGCGGCCTATGTCGCCACCGCCATCGCTGAATACTTCCGCGACCGCGGCAAGAAAGTGCTGCTGCTGATGGATTCGGTCACCCGCTTTGCCCGGGCGCTGCGCGAAATCGGCCTCGCCGCCGGCGAGCCGCCAACCCGGCGCGGCTATCCGCCATCGGTCTTCGCCACCTTGCCCAAGCTGATGGAGCGCCCAGGCGCGACGCTCTCGGGCTCGATCACCGCGATGTACACGGTGCTGGTGGAAGGCGATGACATGACCGAACCCGTGGCCGATGAAACCCGCTCGATTCTGGACGGCCACATCGTGCTCTCACGCGAACTCGCCAACGCCAACCATTACCCCGCGATTGACGTGCTGGCTTCAGTCAGCCGCGTGATGAGCTCAATTGTCGAGCGCGACCATCAAAACGATGCGCGCCGCCTGCGCGAGCTGCTGGCCAAGTACCAGGAAGTCGAACTGCTGGTGAAGATCGGCGAGTACAAAAGCGGCAGCGACCCGCTGGCCGATGAGGCGGTCGAAAAGATCGACCATATCCGCGCATTCCTGCGTCAGGAAACTGATGAACATTCATCGTATGGCGACACCCTGCAGCATCTGTCCGCACTGGCTGGCAGCGGCGGCGGCCGGTCGCGCCGAAGGAACGGCTGA